A single window of Nocardioides baekrokdamisoli DNA harbors:
- a CDS encoding RNA polymerase sigma factor — MGETVVDTITAVWRAESARLVGALTRITRDLDLAEDLAQDALLSALESWPTAGVPDNPGGWLMTTAKRRAIDTFRRAENLRHKTELLGHGLTEEDGMPDLTSQVDFIEDDVLRLIFLSCHPSLTPDSRAALTLRLVGGLTTGEIARSFLVAESAMGQRISRAKKTLADARANFELPVGDERAARLDDVMTVVYLIFNEGYTATAGGDWMRPELTHEAIRLARMLAGLIPDEPDVHGLQALLELQASRSPARVDATGNAVLLDDQDRSLWDELLIRRGLAALDRASRLAATGKPVGRYYLQAAIAAHHARAADPSETDWRAIADLYDVLAQAAPGPVVEVNRAVAYGRAFGPEEGLAILEGVSLPGSHLPPSVRGDLLDRAGRHPEAASAFREAAELTDNESERALLLRRAVDSDHGASS; from the coding sequence ATGGGCGAGACCGTGGTCGACACCATCACCGCGGTCTGGCGTGCCGAGTCCGCCCGGCTGGTCGGCGCGCTGACGCGGATCACCCGGGACCTGGACCTCGCGGAGGACCTCGCCCAAGATGCGCTGCTGAGCGCGCTCGAGTCGTGGCCCACCGCTGGGGTCCCCGACAATCCCGGCGGCTGGTTGATGACCACCGCGAAGCGCCGTGCCATCGACACCTTTCGGCGCGCCGAGAACCTGCGCCACAAGACCGAACTGCTCGGTCATGGCCTCACAGAGGAGGACGGGATGCCCGACCTCACCTCGCAGGTCGACTTCATCGAGGACGACGTCCTTCGGCTGATCTTCCTGTCCTGCCACCCATCGCTCACCCCGGACTCGCGGGCCGCATTGACGCTGCGGCTCGTCGGGGGCCTCACCACCGGGGAGATCGCCCGGAGCTTCCTCGTGGCCGAGTCCGCGATGGGTCAGCGAATCTCACGAGCGAAGAAGACACTCGCTGACGCGCGCGCCAACTTCGAGTTGCCGGTCGGGGACGAGCGCGCAGCCCGCTTGGACGACGTGATGACCGTCGTCTACCTGATCTTCAACGAGGGCTACACCGCCACCGCCGGCGGGGATTGGATGCGTCCCGAACTCACGCACGAGGCCATCCGGCTGGCGCGAATGCTGGCAGGTCTCATCCCCGACGAGCCGGATGTCCACGGGCTGCAGGCTCTGCTGGAGCTGCAGGCCTCACGAAGCCCGGCACGGGTGGACGCGACCGGGAATGCGGTCCTCCTGGACGACCAAGACAGAAGCCTCTGGGACGAGTTGCTCATTCGGCGCGGCCTGGCGGCGCTGGATCGCGCGTCGCGGCTCGCTGCGACCGGCAAGCCGGTCGGCCGCTACTACCTTCAGGCGGCCATCGCCGCCCATCACGCCCGCGCCGCCGATCCCTCGGAGACCGACTGGCGCGCCATCGCCGATCTGTACGACGTCCTCGCGCAAGCCGCCCCGGGACCCGTCGTGGAGGTCAACCGAGCGGTTGCGTACGGGCGAGCCTTCGGGCCGGAGGAAGGCCTGGCGATCCTGGAAGGCGTGTCTCTTCCGGGATCGCACCTGCCGCCCAGCGTGCGCGGCGACCTGCTGGACCGGGCTGGCCGACACCCGGAGGCGGCCTCAGCCTTCCGTGAGGCAGCCGAGCTGACCGACAACGAGAGCGAACGGGCGTTGCTGCTCCGACGTGCCGTGGACAGCGATCACGGAGCGTCCAGCTGA
- a CDS encoding YciI family protein, with translation MPRFMGFVKMEEGGGLPPQALFEAMDKYIGEQAGAGHFLDGGGLFGTEDAVNFVVKKGEVTRVDGPYAEAKEVVGGWALLQYDTLEEAIAGQQEFADLHATYWPECRMVATLRQISDEQPESSDA, from the coding sequence ATGCCGCGGTTCATGGGATTCGTGAAGATGGAAGAGGGCGGCGGACTGCCGCCGCAGGCTCTGTTCGAGGCGATGGACAAGTACATCGGCGAGCAGGCCGGAGCTGGACACTTCCTGGACGGTGGCGGCCTGTTCGGCACCGAGGACGCGGTCAACTTCGTGGTGAAGAAGGGCGAGGTCACCCGGGTGGACGGCCCGTACGCCGAGGCCAAGGAAGTGGTCGGCGGTTGGGCACTGCTGCAGTACGACACCCTCGAGGAGGCCATCGCGGGCCAGCAGGAGTTCGCGGACCTGCACGCCACGTACTGGCCCGAGTGCCGGATGGTCGCGACTCTGCGCCAGATCTCCGACGAGCAGCCGGAGTCCTCCGACGCCTGA
- a CDS encoding YajQ family cyclic di-GMP-binding protein, whose protein sequence is MADSSFDIVSKYDRQEVDNALGQTAREISQRFDFKGTGATIEWKGDSAIEISASADDRASAVLSVFQDKLIKRQLSLKILDAGEPRQSGQVSKIAISLKEGISQEDAKKVSKLIRDEGPKSIKAQIQGDELRVSSKSRDDLQAVQTLVRGADWDFAVQFVNYR, encoded by the coding sequence ATGGCCGACAGCTCATTCGACATCGTCAGCAAGTACGACCGCCAGGAAGTCGACAACGCTCTCGGCCAGACCGCCCGCGAGATCTCGCAGCGCTTCGACTTCAAGGGCACCGGCGCCACGATCGAGTGGAAGGGCGATTCCGCCATCGAGATCAGCGCCTCGGCGGACGACCGCGCCAGTGCCGTACTCAGCGTCTTCCAGGACAAGCTCATCAAGCGCCAGCTCTCGCTCAAGATCCTCGACGCCGGCGAGCCGCGCCAGTCCGGGCAGGTCTCCAAGATCGCCATCTCGCTCAAGGAGGGCATCTCCCAGGAGGACGCCAAGAAGGTCTCCAAGTTGATCCGGGACGAGGGGCCGAAGTCGATCAAGGCACAGATCCAGGGCGATGAACTCCGGGTCTCCTCCAAGTCACGCGACGACCTGCAGGCCGTGCAGACGCTCGTACGCGGTGCCGACTGGGACTTCGCGGTCCAGTTCGTCAACTACCGCTGA
- a CDS encoding Fur family transcriptional regulator, translated as MTSTESHSSERIRAAGLRATLQRASVLDVLALQPGHHTVETVHGWAEDLLGSMSMQATYDVLGALAEVGLVRRIETPGQPARYEARAGDNHHHFVCRTCGSTIDIDCATGAAPCLVPFELPTGFVVDEAEVTYWGQCRDCAAAPGEGSDATSPD; from the coding sequence ATGACCTCCACCGAATCGCACTCCAGCGAGCGGATTCGTGCCGCGGGTCTTCGCGCCACGCTGCAGCGGGCCTCGGTCCTCGACGTACTGGCGTTGCAGCCGGGCCATCACACCGTCGAGACCGTGCACGGCTGGGCGGAGGACCTGCTCGGCTCGATGAGCATGCAGGCGACGTACGACGTCCTGGGCGCGCTCGCCGAGGTCGGTCTGGTGCGGCGGATCGAGACCCCCGGCCAACCGGCGAGGTACGAGGCTCGGGCCGGCGACAACCATCACCACTTCGTGTGTCGTACGTGTGGATCCACGATCGACATCGACTGCGCGACCGGCGCCGCGCCCTGCCTGGTGCCCTTCGAACTTCCCACTGGTTTCGTCGTCGACGAGGCCGAGGTGACCTATTGGGGCCAGTGCCGCGACTGTGCGGCGGCCCCGGGTGAGGGGAGTGACGCGACCTCGCCCGACTGA
- the katG gene encoding catalase/peroxidase HPI: MTETSNAAGCPVAHGGRTHPTSGSANTEWWPNKLNLRILAKHPEATNPLGADFDYVKAFEALDLAAVKADIAVVLTDSKDWWPADFGHYGPLMIRLAWHAAGTYRSGDGRGGAGTGQQRFAPLNSWPDNVNLDKARRLLWPVKKKYGQSLSWADLFVLVGNVALEDMGLKTFGFSGGRADVWESDDDVYWGPEKVWLDDERYTGDRDLEAPLAAVQMGLIYVNPTGPNGDPDPLKAAVDIRETFRRMGMDDEETVALIAGGHTFGKAHGAADEEHKGADPEAASIEEQGFGWTSSYGTGHGADTISSGLEVTWTQAPAQWTNYFFENLFGYEWELTESPAGAPQWVAKDAEDVIPGAHGEGSKKPTMLTTDLSLRIDPAYEAISRRFLADQDAFADAFARAWFKLTHRDLGPKSRYVGPEVPAEDLIWQDPLPAQTAATDAASIATAKELIAASGLSVADLVSTAWKAAATYRDSDKRGGANGGRLRLEPQVSWKVNQPEQLKPVIAKLEAVAAGSGLSFADVVVLAGGVGVEQAAAAAGASVEVPFTAGRVDATQEQTSVENFAWLEPVADGFRNYDSGFLNLPSEFLLIDRANLLGVSAPELTALVGGLRVLGANWDGSEYGVFTDRPGQLTNDFFVNLLELGTTWTALDSGAHAFRGTAEGGKQWTATRADLVFGSNSELRALAEVYASDDAKQKFVTDFVAAWVKVMNADRFDLA; encoded by the coding sequence ATGACCGAGACCAGCAACGCCGCCGGCTGCCCCGTCGCCCACGGAGGGCGTACGCACCCCACGAGCGGTTCCGCCAACACGGAGTGGTGGCCCAACAAGCTCAACCTGAGGATCCTCGCCAAGCACCCCGAGGCGACCAACCCGCTCGGCGCCGACTTCGACTACGTCAAGGCCTTCGAGGCGCTCGACCTGGCCGCGGTGAAGGCTGACATCGCCGTTGTCCTCACCGACTCCAAGGACTGGTGGCCGGCCGACTTCGGTCACTACGGCCCGCTGATGATCCGTCTGGCGTGGCACGCGGCGGGTACGTACCGCTCCGGCGACGGCCGCGGTGGCGCAGGTACGGGTCAGCAGCGCTTTGCGCCGCTCAACTCGTGGCCCGACAACGTCAACCTCGACAAGGCCCGTCGTCTGCTGTGGCCGGTCAAGAAGAAGTACGGCCAGTCCCTGTCCTGGGCCGACCTCTTCGTGCTGGTCGGCAACGTCGCGCTCGAGGACATGGGTCTCAAGACATTCGGCTTCAGCGGTGGCCGCGCCGACGTGTGGGAGTCCGACGACGACGTGTACTGGGGCCCGGAGAAGGTCTGGCTCGACGACGAGCGCTACACCGGAGACCGCGACCTCGAGGCTCCCCTGGCAGCGGTCCAGATGGGTCTGATCTACGTCAACCCGACCGGCCCGAACGGTGACCCGGACCCGCTCAAGGCGGCCGTGGACATCCGCGAGACGTTCCGCCGGATGGGCATGGACGACGAGGAGACCGTCGCGCTGATCGCCGGTGGCCACACCTTCGGCAAGGCTCACGGTGCCGCGGACGAGGAGCACAAGGGTGCCGATCCGGAGGCGGCGTCGATCGAGGAGCAGGGCTTCGGCTGGACCTCCTCGTACGGCACCGGCCACGGCGCCGACACCATCTCCTCGGGCCTCGAGGTCACCTGGACCCAGGCTCCGGCGCAGTGGACGAACTACTTCTTCGAGAACCTCTTCGGGTACGAGTGGGAGCTCACCGAGTCGCCCGCCGGCGCCCCGCAGTGGGTCGCGAAGGACGCCGAGGATGTCATCCCCGGTGCGCACGGTGAGGGCTCCAAGAAGCCGACCATGCTGACCACCGACCTCTCCCTGCGGATCGACCCGGCGTACGAGGCGATCTCGCGTCGCTTCCTCGCGGACCAGGATGCCTTCGCGGACGCGTTCGCCCGTGCCTGGTTCAAGCTCACGCACCGTGACCTCGGCCCGAAGTCGCGTTACGTCGGACCGGAGGTCCCGGCGGAGGACCTGATCTGGCAGGACCCGCTCCCGGCACAGACGGCAGCGACCGACGCGGCCTCGATCGCCACGGCCAAGGAGCTCATCGCAGCTTCCGGCCTCAGCGTCGCCGACCTCGTCTCCACCGCGTGGAAGGCCGCGGCCACGTACCGCGACTCCGACAAGCGCGGTGGCGCGAACGGTGGTCGTCTCCGCCTCGAGCCGCAGGTGTCGTGGAAGGTCAACCAGCCGGAGCAGCTCAAGCCGGTCATCGCGAAGCTCGAGGCCGTTGCGGCCGGGTCCGGCCTGTCGTTCGCCGACGTGGTCGTCCTCGCTGGTGGTGTCGGTGTGGAGCAGGCGGCGGCAGCTGCCGGTGCCAGCGTCGAGGTGCCGTTCACGGCGGGTCGTGTGGATGCCACCCAGGAGCAGACCTCGGTCGAGAACTTCGCCTGGTTGGAGCCGGTGGCCGACGGCTTCCGCAACTACGACAGCGGCTTCCTGAACCTGCCGAGCGAGTTCCTGCTGATCGACCGGGCCAACCTGCTCGGCGTCAGCGCACCGGAGCTCACCGCGCTCGTCGGCGGTCTCCGCGTCCTGGGTGCCAACTGGGACGGTTCGGAGTACGGCGTGTTCACCGACCGACCGGGCCAGCTGACGAACGACTTCTTCGTCAACCTGCTCGAGCTGGGCACCACCTGGACCGCGCTCGACTCCGGCGCCCACGCCTTCCGTGGCACGGCCGAGGGTGGCAAGCAGTGGACGGCCACCCGCGCCGACCTCGTCTTCGGCTCGAACTCCGAGCTCCGCGCGCTGGCCGAGGTGTACGCCTCCGACGACGCGAAGCAGAAGTTCGTCACCGACTTCGTCGCCGCCTGGGTGAAGGTCATGAACGCGGATCGCTTCGATCTCGCGTGA
- a CDS encoding 2-oxo acid dehydrogenase subunit E2: MDIKVPDLGNFTDVAVIEIFVEPGQVVAAEDPLVTLETDKATMDIPAPFAGTITSLTVKLGDKLNKGDLIAIGEPEEATESPAASEGAPASAVVSDEARRSLGEDAPTSERSEQGARGGATATRATSETAVDAGDTDGLRATPLVRRLARDLEINLDGVSGSGGRGRVTKQDVLTAYDTSRGASGGGSGIPPIPAVDFSQFGPIHEVPLSRIKKISGPYLHRSWLNIPHVTHNDEADITDLDAYRRELDEAAKAEGYRVTLLSFLLKAAAASLRKFPEVNSSLSGDNLILKDYVHIGVAVDTEGGLVVPVIRDVDRKGITELSHELADLSSRAREGKLSGAEMQGASFTISSLGGIGGTSFTPIVNAPEVAILGVVRSKMAPVWDGEAFVPRLMLPLSLSYDHRVIDGALAARFVAHFGRIVEDVRRLVL; the protein is encoded by the coding sequence TTGGACATCAAGGTTCCCGACCTCGGCAACTTCACCGACGTCGCTGTCATCGAGATCTTCGTCGAGCCCGGACAGGTCGTCGCGGCCGAGGACCCGCTCGTCACCCTGGAGACCGACAAGGCCACCATGGACATCCCGGCACCCTTCGCCGGCACCATCACCAGCCTGACCGTCAAGCTCGGCGACAAGCTCAACAAGGGCGACCTGATCGCGATCGGCGAGCCCGAAGAGGCGACTGAGTCGCCAGCAGCCTCTGAAGGGGCGCCGGCGTCGGCGGTCGTCTCGGACGAGGCCCGCAGGAGCCTTGGCGAGGACGCGCCCACGAGCGAGCGAAGCGAGCAAGGCGCGCGCGGCGGAGCCACCGCGACGAGGGCCACGTCCGAGACGGCTGTCGACGCCGGCGACACAGACGGGCTGCGGGCCACTCCGCTCGTACGCCGCCTGGCTCGCGACCTGGAGATCAACCTCGACGGCGTCAGTGGTTCGGGCGGACGGGGCCGCGTCACGAAACAGGACGTGCTCACCGCGTACGACACCTCCCGCGGCGCCTCCGGCGGCGGTTCGGGCATCCCGCCGATCCCGGCGGTCGACTTCTCGCAGTTCGGCCCGATCCACGAAGTGCCGCTGTCGCGAATCAAGAAGATCTCGGGACCGTACCTGCACCGCTCCTGGCTCAACATCCCGCACGTGACCCACAACGACGAGGCCGACATCACCGACCTCGACGCGTACCGTCGCGAACTCGACGAGGCAGCGAAGGCCGAGGGCTATCGGGTCACGCTGCTGAGCTTCTTGCTGAAGGCCGCTGCCGCCTCGTTGAGGAAGTTCCCCGAGGTGAACAGTTCGCTCTCCGGCGACAACCTGATTCTCAAGGACTACGTCCACATCGGGGTCGCAGTCGACACCGAGGGCGGCCTGGTGGTGCCGGTGATCCGCGACGTGGATCGCAAGGGCATCACCGAGCTGAGCCACGAACTGGCCGACCTGTCGTCACGTGCTCGCGAGGGCAAACTGAGCGGTGCCGAGATGCAGGGCGCCAGCTTCACCATCAGCAGCCTCGGCGGCATCGGCGGCACCTCGTTCACCCCGATCGTGAACGCGCCCGAGGTCGCGATCCTCGGGGTCGTCCGGTCGAAGATGGCGCCGGTCTGGGACGGCGAGGCCTTCGTGCCGCGGCTGATGCTGCCGCTGTCGCTCTCGTACGACCACCGGGTCATCGACGGTGCGCTGGCCGCCCGGTTCGTCGCCCACTTCGGTCGGATCGTCGAGGACGTACGCCGCCTCGTGCTGTGA
- the aceE gene encoding pyruvate dehydrogenase (acetyl-transferring), homodimeric type — MTDIDPVETAEWREALASVLEFDGEPRTAFLLEQLVEEARRLGARVPFTATTPYVNTIWPEEEPAYPGDIEMERRIRAVVRWNAMMMVLRANKESSELGGHLASYQSAATLYETGFQHLWHAPAEGHGGDLVYIQGHCSPGIYSRAFVEGRLTEDQLDNFRQETGGHGLSSYPHPWLMPDFWQFPTVSMGLGPLMAIYQARFLKYLHARGLADTSNRKVWAFLGDGEMDEPESLGAISLAGRENLDNLVFVINCNLQRLDGPVRGNGKIIQELEGDFAGSGWNVIKVIWGSGWDELLAKDTTGALKRRMMQAVDGQYQTYKSRDGAYVREHFFNADPVLAAMVADWTDDQIWRLTRGGHDPQKVYAAYAAAHAHVGEPTVILAKTIKGYGLGKAGEAQNTAHQAKKVDDDSLRSFRDRFAVPVSDEDLLSYPYLTFPEGSPEHAYLHAHRTDLGGYLPQRRRTSMALAVPGIEAFAAQVAGSNGREISTTMAFVQILTKLLRDKEIGKRIVPIVPDEARTFGMEGLFRQVGIYAPQGQLYEPMDAEQLAFYKEAAGGQILEEGINEPGAMSSWIAAATSYSSSDTPMIPFYIYYSMFGFQRIGDLAWAAGDMRARGFLLGGTAGRTTLNGEGLQHEDGHSHLQAALIPNCVSYDPTYSYELAVIVADGLRRMYADQEDVFYYLTLMNENYEHPAMPEGVEEGILKGLYLLRPAAETAQVQLLGSGTILREVIAAADLLRDDFGISADVWSVPSFTELRREGLEVERWNTLHPLEKPRKSYVEQSLGKSKAPVIAATDYMKSYADQISGFVPGSFTALGTDGFGRSDYRVKLRSHFEVDRYFIAVTALSNLADKRVVTRDVVAAAIEKYGINPDRPTPAHA; from the coding sequence ATGACCGACATCGATCCCGTCGAGACAGCCGAATGGCGCGAAGCACTCGCCAGCGTGCTCGAATTCGACGGCGAACCGCGTACGGCCTTCCTGCTCGAACAGCTGGTCGAAGAGGCTCGCAGGCTCGGCGCGCGAGTGCCGTTCACCGCGACCACGCCGTACGTGAACACGATCTGGCCCGAAGAGGAGCCGGCGTACCCCGGCGACATCGAGATGGAGCGCCGCATCCGGGCGGTCGTGCGTTGGAACGCGATGATGATGGTGCTGCGCGCCAACAAGGAGTCGAGCGAGTTGGGCGGCCACCTGGCCAGCTACCAGTCGGCCGCGACCCTCTACGAGACCGGCTTCCAGCACCTCTGGCACGCGCCGGCCGAGGGCCACGGCGGCGACCTCGTCTACATCCAGGGGCACTGCTCACCGGGCATCTACTCGCGCGCCTTTGTCGAAGGCCGCCTGACTGAGGACCAGCTCGACAACTTCCGCCAGGAGACCGGCGGTCACGGGCTGTCGTCCTACCCCCACCCCTGGCTGATGCCGGACTTCTGGCAGTTCCCGACGGTCTCCATGGGCCTCGGTCCGCTGATGGCGATCTACCAGGCACGCTTCCTCAAATACCTGCACGCGCGCGGACTGGCCGACACCTCCAACCGCAAGGTCTGGGCCTTCCTCGGCGACGGCGAGATGGACGAGCCGGAGTCGCTCGGCGCGATCTCGCTGGCCGGCCGCGAGAACCTCGACAACCTCGTCTTCGTCATCAACTGCAACCTGCAGCGCCTCGACGGTCCGGTCCGCGGCAACGGCAAGATCATCCAGGAACTCGAGGGCGACTTCGCCGGCTCCGGCTGGAACGTCATCAAGGTGATCTGGGGTTCGGGCTGGGACGAGCTGCTCGCCAAGGACACCACCGGGGCGCTGAAGCGCCGGATGATGCAGGCCGTCGACGGGCAGTACCAGACCTACAAGAGCCGCGACGGTGCGTACGTGCGCGAGCACTTCTTCAACGCCGACCCCGTGCTCGCCGCGATGGTGGCCGACTGGACCGACGACCAGATCTGGCGCCTCACCCGTGGTGGCCACGACCCACAGAAGGTGTACGCGGCGTACGCGGCGGCCCATGCGCATGTCGGCGAGCCGACCGTGATCCTCGCCAAGACGATCAAGGGGTACGGCCTCGGCAAGGCGGGCGAGGCGCAGAACACGGCGCACCAGGCCAAGAAGGTCGACGACGACTCGCTGCGGTCGTTCCGTGACCGCTTCGCGGTGCCGGTGAGCGACGAGGACCTGCTCAGCTATCCGTACCTCACGTTCCCCGAAGGCTCCCCCGAGCACGCGTACCTGCACGCGCACCGCACCGATCTCGGCGGCTACCTCCCCCAGCGCCGACGTACGTCGATGGCTCTGGCTGTGCCGGGGATCGAGGCGTTCGCGGCTCAGGTGGCCGGGTCCAACGGGCGTGAGATCTCGACGACGATGGCGTTCGTCCAGATCCTCACGAAACTGCTGCGCGACAAGGAGATCGGCAAGCGGATCGTCCCGATCGTCCCGGACGAGGCGCGTACGTTCGGCATGGAGGGACTGTTCCGCCAAGTCGGCATCTACGCACCGCAGGGCCAGTTGTACGAGCCGATGGACGCCGAGCAGCTCGCCTTCTACAAGGAGGCGGCCGGCGGGCAGATCCTCGAGGAGGGCATCAACGAGCCCGGCGCGATGTCTTCCTGGATCGCTGCCGCGACGTCGTACTCCTCCAGCGACACCCCGATGATTCCGTTCTACATCTACTACTCGATGTTCGGGTTCCAGCGGATCGGCGACCTCGCCTGGGCCGCCGGCGACATGCGCGCACGCGGGTTCCTCCTCGGCGGCACCGCGGGGCGTACGACCCTCAACGGCGAGGGCCTCCAGCACGAGGACGGCCACAGTCACCTGCAGGCCGCACTCATCCCGAACTGCGTCTCCTACGACCCGACGTACTCCTACGAGCTCGCGGTCATCGTGGCCGACGGCCTGCGACGGATGTACGCCGATCAGGAGGATGTCTTCTACTACCTGACCCTGATGAACGAGAACTACGAACATCCGGCGATGCCCGAGGGTGTCGAGGAGGGCATCCTCAAGGGGCTGTACCTTCTGCGCCCGGCGGCGGAGACGGCTCAGGTGCAGTTGCTCGGCTCGGGCACGATCCTGCGCGAGGTGATCGCCGCTGCCGACCTGTTGCGCGACGACTTCGGGATCTCCGCCGACGTGTGGAGCGTGCCCAGCTTCACCGAGTTGCGCCGCGAGGGACTCGAGGTCGAGCGCTGGAACACCTTGCACCCGCTGGAAAAGCCGCGGAAGTCGTACGTCGAGCAGAGCCTGGGCAAGAGCAAGGCACCGGTGATCGCGGCGACCGACTACATGAAGTCGTACGCCGACCAGATCTCCGGCTTCGTGCCGGGCTCGTTCACAGCGCTGGGCACCGACGGATTCGGCCGCTCGGACTACCGCGTGAAGCTGCGCAGCCACTTCGAGGTGGACCGCTACTTCATCGCGGTCACCGCGCTCAGCAACCTCGCCGACAAGCGGGTCGTCACCCGCGACGTGGTCGCCGCGGCGATCGAGAAGTACGGCATCAACCCCGACCGGCCGACCCCGGCCCACGCGTAA
- a CDS encoding LysR substrate-binding domain-containing protein, which produces MEIDTIRSFLAVADGRTVTEAAELANRTQPAMSRALARLEREAGSELFQRVGRGVVLTPAGHELVPYARSIVEAYDRGVRAVQDMAAPDGGFVPVAFLHTLGTWLVPELVQQFRRERPDVRFDLRQHGDAGLVDDLLSGVVDMAITGDRPTHPQIESIRLLEEPLRLVVPPNHRLAERKSVRLKEAAGETFIALKPGFSLRDVTTTLCAQAGFEPTFGFEGEEVDTIRGLVAAGLGVALLPAPHSGGAPTAPHLQISDVKAVREIGLAWMKDRRLPPASEHFRTHVAAHAREALAARS; this is translated from the coding sequence GTGGAGATCGACACGATTCGCTCATTCCTCGCCGTGGCTGACGGCCGTACGGTGACCGAAGCCGCCGAGCTGGCCAATCGGACCCAGCCCGCGATGTCTCGCGCCCTCGCGCGCCTGGAACGCGAAGCCGGATCCGAGCTCTTCCAGCGCGTCGGCCGGGGCGTCGTCCTCACCCCCGCCGGTCATGAGCTCGTCCCGTACGCACGGAGCATCGTCGAGGCCTATGACCGAGGCGTGCGCGCCGTGCAGGACATGGCGGCGCCCGACGGCGGATTCGTCCCTGTCGCCTTCCTGCACACCCTCGGCACCTGGCTCGTTCCCGAACTCGTCCAGCAGTTCCGGCGCGAGCGCCCCGACGTCAGGTTCGACCTGCGCCAGCACGGTGACGCCGGCCTCGTGGACGACCTTCTGAGCGGCGTCGTCGACATGGCCATCACCGGCGACCGCCCGACGCACCCCCAGATCGAGAGCATCCGGCTGCTCGAGGAGCCGCTGCGCCTGGTGGTCCCGCCCAATCATCGGCTCGCCGAGCGGAAGAGCGTACGCCTCAAGGAGGCCGCCGGGGAGACCTTCATCGCCCTGAAACCGGGCTTCAGCCTGCGCGACGTCACCACGACGCTCTGCGCCCAGGCCGGGTTCGAACCGACCTTCGGGTTCGAGGGCGAGGAGGTCGACACGATCCGCGGCCTTGTCGCCGCCGGCCTCGGTGTTGCGCTGCTGCCGGCCCCGCACAGCGGGGGTGCGCCGACCGCTCCGCATCTGCAGATCAGTGACGTCAAGGCTGTACGCGAGATCGGTCTGGCCTGGATGAAGGACCGGCGACTGCCGCCCGCGTCCGAGCATTTCCGTACGCATGTCGCGGCGCACGCCCGGGAGGCGCTGGCTGCGCGTTCGTGA
- a CDS encoding lipoyl protein ligase domain-containing protein encodes MQIHRFTEPVATFLERPIPSGLSEAEAWFFEAPGPVLVMGSAQDVALAEAAPGMDVARRRSGGGAVFVDPARSLWLDVIVPPTDPRWSDDVRTSSHWLGRAWAEALRSIGIEGEVYDEGLEKTPWGRLVCFGANGPGEVLIAGRKTVGIAQRRTRDGARFQCIVYDRWDPHDVVDHLVLTEVERAAISADLAEVAGGVGDRLGELRDAITRRLLVD; translated from the coding sequence ATGCAGATCCACCGGTTCACCGAACCTGTCGCGACGTTCCTCGAGCGACCGATCCCGTCGGGGCTGAGCGAGGCAGAGGCGTGGTTCTTCGAAGCACCTGGACCGGTGTTGGTGATGGGCAGCGCGCAAGACGTCGCCCTGGCCGAGGCCGCGCCCGGGATGGATGTCGCCCGACGCCGAAGCGGTGGCGGAGCGGTCTTCGTCGACCCGGCCCGCAGCTTGTGGTTGGACGTGATCGTGCCACCGACCGATCCACGCTGGAGCGACGACGTACGCACCTCCTCCCACTGGCTGGGCCGCGCGTGGGCGGAGGCCCTCCGTTCGATCGGCATCGAGGGCGAGGTGTACGACGAGGGCCTGGAGAAGACCCCGTGGGGACGACTGGTGTGCTTCGGCGCGAACGGCCCGGGCGAGGTGCTCATCGCCGGCCGAAAGACGGTCGGGATCGCGCAGCGGCGTACGCGCGACGGGGCACGATTCCAGTGCATCGTGTACGACCGCTGGGACCCGCACGACGTCGTCGATCATCTGGTCCTGACCGAGGTCGAACGAGCCGCGATCTCCGCTGACCTCGCTGAGGTCGCGGGCGGAGTCGGCGACCGGCTCGGCGAACTTCGTGACGCGATCACCCGTCGACTGCTGGTCGATTGA
- a CDS encoding acetyl-CoA carboxylase biotin carboxyl carrier protein subunit — MSDTVPHVAPIVASVWKIEVAVGDHVEAGSMLAVVESMKMEIPIFATVAGVVASIPVEPGQIVQEGDAVVVIVPGAGVPQPRAAG, encoded by the coding sequence ATGAGCGACACCGTCCCTCACGTAGCACCGATCGTGGCCTCGGTCTGGAAGATCGAAGTCGCGGTGGGCGATCACGTCGAGGCTGGCTCGATGTTGGCGGTCGTGGAGTCGATGAAGATGGAGATCCCGATCTTCGCGACGGTCGCCGGGGTGGTCGCCTCGATCCCGGTCGAGCCGGGGCAGATCGTCCAGGAGGGCGACGCGGTGGTGGTGATCGTGCCTGGGGCGGGTGTGCCGCAGCCGCGTGCTGCCGGCTGA